GAGCAGGTCGAGCCCTGGGCCGCTGTGGCCGGCGCCCTCGAGCAGGTCACGCACCACGTCCCCGCTGTCGGCGTGACGGCGGTACGACCCTGCCAGCTCGGCGTCGCCGGCGCCGGTGAGCGCGAGGAGCACGCTGCGCATCGCCGCGAAGCCGACCATCAGCACCCGCCCATCCCAGGCGGGGAAGATCCGGCCGGCGAAGAAACGGGTGGCGACGGCGAGGCGGTCGACGTCGAGCGAGGCCAGGTACTCGCCGAGGATGCGCACCTTCTCCAGCTTCGAGGAGGTGGCCGCGATCGCGTCGGCGCACTCGGCGAAGCGGCGCATCAGCCGAGGCCGAGCTCGAGCTGCCGGCTCGCCGCCAGCGCCTCGGCGCGGACGCCGCGGCGGCGCAACTGGTGGGCGAGGTCCTCGGCGAAGCCGAAGAGCGTGTACACCTGCTGGGCGCGGCTGCGCTCGACGTAGCGCAGGAGCTCGTCGAAGTCGGCGTGGTCGCTGAGCGCGAAGGCGGCGTCGCAGCCGTGGCGCAGGCATGCGCCCCGCTCCACCGCCCAGCCGCTGATGTAGGCGGTGCGCCGCGGGCTGATCCGCTCCACCCACGACCGCCCCCGCAGGTGCGGCGGGCAGATCACCACCGCGCCCGGGGGGAGCGTGCCCCCGCAGGGCTGCGCCGAGGGCAGCCGCACTCCCATCGCCCGGTAGATCTCGGTGACGGTGAAGAGCGAGCCGCAGAGCACCACCGGCAGCCCCGCCCCGGCGAGGTGGGAGAGCACCTCCTGGCCCTTGCCCAGCGAGTAGGCGAAGAGCACCGGCGTGACCCCCGCGGCGACGCTGTCGAGGCAGAAGTCGGAGATCGCCCGCACCACCGCGTCGGTGGGCGGGAAGCGGAACTGGGGACGGCCGAAGGTGGCCTCGACGATGAGGACGTCGCACTCGATGTGCTCGAGCGGCTCGGCGGTATGGGCGGCGCGCAGCTTGATGTCACCGCTGTACACGAGGCGCACCCCGCGATGGCTCACCAGCACCTGGCTGGAGCCGAGCACGTGACCGGCGGGGTGCAG
This DNA window, taken from Candidatus Dormiibacterota bacterium, encodes the following:
- a CDS encoding MBL fold metallo-hydrolase, whose amino-acid sequence is MQVPYEIRYRRGVHLPALDLWIDARAGRDLAVVSHAHGDHIARHRRSICTEATRRVMALRTGSRRRRRAATAEPPGVGLAFGEEVEHRDAVLSLHPAGHVLGSSQVLVSHRGVRLVYSGDIKLRAAHTAEPLEHIECDVLIVEATFGRPQFRFPPTDAVVRAISDFCLDSVAAGVTPVLFAYSLGKGQEVLSHLAGAGLPVVLCGSLFTVTEIYRAMGVRLPSAQPCGGTLPPGAVVICPPHLRGRSWVERISPRRTAYISGWAVERGACLRHGCDAAFALSDHADFDELLRYVERSRAQQVYTLFGFAEDLAHQLRRRGVRAEALAASRQLELGLG